A part of Chlamydiales bacterium STE3 genomic DNA contains:
- a CDS encoding Queuine tRNA-ribosyltransferase (Product derived from UniProtKB/Swiss-Prot:B8FQV2;Gene name derived from UniProtKB/Swiss-Prot:B8FQV2;EC number derived from UniProtKB/Swiss-Prot:B8FQV2), translating into MPDFSFKVLKEDTASKARLGTIETAHGQIQTPIFMPVGTKGAVKTLTNQQLHDIKAQIILGNTYHLMLKPGAETLKKAGGLHRFMQWDKPILTDSGGFQVFSLSGLNKVTNDGVYFQSHIDGSKHFLSPQESMRIQKCIGSDIVMAFDECSPFPASRDRVEAAMHRTHDWALKCREYPLDSHQNLFGIIQGGVYEDLRRASAEYLNQLDFEGYAIGGLSVGEPADVMYNVLDQVEPFLQKNKPRYLMGVGTPRNLIEAVMRGIDMFDCVMPTRNARNGTAFTWQGKLVIKAGRYSEDFSPLDPELDCYASQFSKAYVRHLLNVDEITGLTLVSLQNLAFYLDFMKSIRQALQEDRLPELYARVCSIYPN; encoded by the coding sequence ATGCCAGATTTTTCTTTTAAAGTCCTTAAGGAGGATACAGCATCTAAAGCTCGTCTCGGAACGATCGAAACAGCTCATGGTCAAATCCAAACTCCTATTTTCATGCCTGTAGGCACAAAAGGAGCCGTAAAAACCCTAACAAACCAACAGCTACATGATATCAAGGCTCAAATTATCCTTGGCAATACTTATCATTTAATGCTGAAACCAGGTGCTGAAACACTGAAAAAAGCGGGCGGGCTGCATCGCTTTATGCAATGGGATAAGCCTATTTTAACCGATTCAGGGGGATTCCAAGTTTTTTCATTATCAGGGCTTAATAAAGTTACGAATGACGGCGTATACTTTCAATCCCATATCGATGGCTCCAAACATTTTCTTAGCCCCCAAGAAAGCATGCGCATTCAAAAATGCATTGGCTCCGATATTGTTATGGCTTTTGATGAATGCTCTCCTTTTCCCGCTTCTCGCGACCGCGTTGAAGCAGCCATGCACCGCACTCATGACTGGGCCCTAAAATGTCGTGAATACCCTCTAGATTCTCACCAAAATCTTTTTGGCATTATCCAAGGAGGCGTTTATGAGGATTTAAGAAGAGCTTCCGCAGAATATCTGAATCAATTGGATTTTGAAGGCTACGCCATCGGCGGCCTTTCCGTTGGAGAGCCTGCTGACGTGATGTACAACGTCTTAGATCAGGTAGAGCCTTTTTTGCAGAAAAACAAACCTCGCTATTTGATGGGGGTGGGGACACCACGCAATCTGATCGAAGCTGTAATGAGAGGCATTGACATGTTTGATTGTGTGATGCCTACACGTAATGCACGTAATGGCACGGCATTCACTTGGCAAGGAAAACTGGTGATCAAGGCAGGACGCTATAGTGAAGACTTTTCTCCTTTAGACCCCGAACTGGATTGTTATGCTTCACAGTTCTCTAAAGCTTATGTCCGCCACCTTTTAAATGTCGATGAAATCACAGGTCTTACCTTAGTTTCTCTTCAAAATCTTGCCTTTTATCTTGATTTCAT